From the genome of Sphingobacterium kitahiroshimense, one region includes:
- a CDS encoding polysaccharide biosynthesis protein has product MFNKLNIVPRWIIFVLDIFTAIFAFTLANIIYYSFDFAFINTSEFAIRLIYAMGVTATSFYLFKMHTGIIRYTSAVDSIRILTAIVFAVLVFFVIKTVLLATGDQHTLPGSLIILYALFCFLLLTTYRTFIKIFFVYTKNIRSDRRNTLIYGAGDLGIAVKRTLDHDTRSKNAIVGYLDDNEQKIGKVIDGIKIFDPKKLGQVIINLNIEEVIIASHNIPLESKNDIIDICLEKKVTILTLPSVKKIMNGELNPNQIQKIKIEDLLERAPIKISNDNILNQLKGKRVLVTGAAGSIGSEIARQLGKFEPQMIILCDQAESPLHNLQLDLQDEFPLQVYHSFIGDVRSIDRMKLMFETFKPHYVYHAAAYKHVPMMENHPLEAVHTNVVGTKNIANLAVEYGAEKFVFVSTDKAVNPTNIMGATKRIAEIYVQSFNHFLQSNEHVNAKTKFITTRFGNVLGSNGSVIPRFRDQIEKGGPVTVTHPEITRYFMTIPEACQLVLEAGSMGEGGEIFVFDMGKSVKIIELANKMIKLSGFIPNQDIEIKFTGLRPGEKLYEELLNDLENTMPTHHKKIMIAKVRENDFQQVNHHLENLVTGIKQQNKHNVVLEMKRIVPEFKSQNSIYEQIDKEIEAEKDLINRV; this is encoded by the coding sequence ATGTTTAATAAACTTAATATTGTTCCACGTTGGATTATTTTTGTATTAGATATCTTTACGGCAATATTTGCCTTTACCTTGGCAAATATCATCTATTACAGTTTTGATTTTGCTTTCATAAATACATCTGAATTTGCGATCAGACTGATTTATGCAATGGGTGTCACAGCAACTTCCTTTTATTTATTTAAGATGCACACGGGCATTATACGCTATACCAGTGCTGTTGATTCCATTCGAATTCTTACAGCAATTGTATTCGCAGTACTTGTTTTCTTCGTTATCAAAACGGTATTACTCGCAACTGGAGATCAACACACTCTACCTGGCTCACTCATTATTTTATATGCCTTATTTTGTTTCTTATTGCTCACGACATACCGAACATTTATTAAAATATTCTTTGTTTATACAAAAAATATAAGAAGTGACAGACGCAATACGTTGATCTACGGCGCTGGCGACCTTGGTATTGCCGTTAAAAGAACGTTAGATCACGATACACGTTCCAAAAATGCCATTGTCGGTTATCTAGATGACAATGAACAAAAAATCGGAAAAGTAATTGATGGAATTAAAATTTTTGACCCGAAGAAACTAGGACAGGTTATTATCAATCTGAACATTGAAGAGGTCATCATTGCTTCTCACAATATCCCCTTAGAATCTAAAAATGATATCATTGACATCTGCCTTGAGAAGAAGGTGACCATATTGACTTTACCTTCTGTCAAGAAAATCATGAATGGGGAGTTAAATCCAAATCAGATTCAAAAAATAAAAATTGAAGACCTCCTTGAACGAGCTCCAATAAAGATAAGCAATGACAACATTTTAAATCAGTTAAAAGGCAAGCGTGTTCTGGTAACCGGTGCTGCTGGTTCTATTGGAAGTGAAATCGCGAGGCAGTTGGGCAAATTTGAACCACAGATGATTATTTTGTGCGATCAAGCAGAATCACCTTTGCATAACTTACAGCTGGATTTACAGGACGAGTTTCCATTACAGGTTTATCATTCATTTATTGGTGACGTACGTAGTATTGACCGTATGAAGCTCATGTTTGAAACTTTCAAACCGCATTATGTTTATCATGCTGCAGCTTACAAGCATGTTCCGATGATGGAGAACCATCCTTTAGAGGCAGTACACACAAATGTTGTTGGCACTAAAAATATCGCAAATCTTGCTGTTGAATATGGTGCGGAAAAATTCGTGTTTGTGTCAACAGACAAAGCGGTAAACCCGACAAATATTATGGGTGCAACGAAAAGGATTGCTGAGATATATGTCCAATCCTTCAACCACTTTTTACAAAGTAATGAGCATGTCAATGCTAAAACCAAGTTTATTACGACGCGCTTTGGTAATGTATTAGGCTCAAATGGATCTGTTATACCACGTTTTCGAGATCAAATTGAAAAAGGAGGTCCCGTAACCGTTACACATCCCGAAATAACGAGGTATTTTATGACAATTCCAGAGGCCTGCCAATTGGTATTAGAGGCTGGATCGATGGGAGAAGGTGGTGAGATTTTCGTTTTTGACATGGGCAAATCTGTTAAAATCATCGAATTAGCGAATAAAATGATCAAACTTTCTGGTTTTATTCCAAATCAAGATATCGAAATTAAGTTCACAGGCTTACGTCCCGGAGAAAAACTTTACGAGGAGCTTCTGAATGATTTAGAGAACACAATGCCAACGCATCATAAAAAAATTATGATTGCAAAAGTTCGGGAAAACGATTTTCAACAGGTTAATCATCACCTTGAGAACTTAGTAACCGGTATTAAACAGCAAAATAAGCATAATGTTGTTTTAGAAATGAAAAGGATTGTGCCAGAATTTAAAAGCCAAAATTCAATCTACGAACAGATAGATAAAGAAATTGAGGCAGAGAAAGACTTAATTAATAGAGTTTAA
- a CDS encoding tetratricopeptide repeat protein yields the protein MSKNQNQNNAGQANKPSQGSSFQDNQKSITFIVGGIFVLIILYFGYQKLYLQPRAEKAANEIFKAEEYAAIDSLQNRAIEGDGSFAGFKEISDEYSNTKSANIANAYLGGLYLRQGKYNEAIEALENYSATGSPILDPLVTGLKGDVHSELKDYKKAAGFYKEAADKSANSYTTPLFLKKLGLVYEAQNEFKQAEETYKKIKTDFPESQEAAMIDGLIGRVQAHL from the coding sequence ATGTCTAAAAATCAAAACCAAAATAACGCTGGACAAGCGAATAAACCTTCACAAGGTTCATCTTTTCAGGACAATCAAAAAAGCATCACTTTTATCGTCGGTGGTATTTTTGTGTTAATTATATTGTATTTTGGATATCAAAAACTTTATCTACAACCGAGAGCTGAGAAAGCAGCGAACGAAATATTTAAAGCTGAAGAATATGCTGCAATAGATTCATTACAAAATCGCGCTATTGAAGGAGACGGTTCTTTTGCAGGATTTAAAGAAATTTCAGATGAATATTCAAATACAAAATCTGCAAACATTGCAAATGCATACCTAGGTGGCTTATATTTACGTCAAGGAAAGTATAATGAAGCGATCGAAGCTTTAGAAAATTATTCGGCAACCGGAAGTCCAATTCTAGACCCATTGGTTACTGGATTGAAAGGTGACGTACATTCAGAATTGAAAGATTATAAGAAAGCAGCTGGATTTTACAAAGAAGCAGCTGATAAATCGGCTAACTCTTATACTACTCCATTATTTTTGAAAAAATTAGGTTTAGTTTACGAAGCTCAGAATGAGTTCAAGCAAGCTGAAGAAACGTATAAAAAAATAAAGACTGATTTCCCTGAAAGTCAAGAAGCAGCTATGATCGATGGTCTTATCGGCCGTGTTCAAGCGCATTTGTAG
- the ribH gene encoding 6,7-dimethyl-8-ribityllumazine synthase — protein sequence MASSIKNLSDFSHITVANANPFKFGIVVAQWNAEITGALLNGAISGLEKHGAQEENIKIIEVPGSFELITGADILLRDDSFDAIICLGCVIQGETRHFDFICDAVANGISNVALKYNKPVIFGVLTTDNQQQALDRAGGKHGNKGEEAAITAIQMAHISAQY from the coding sequence ATGGCAAGTAGTATTAAAAATTTATCGGACTTTTCACACATTACAGTTGCAAACGCAAATCCTTTTAAATTTGGAATTGTTGTTGCACAATGGAATGCGGAAATAACTGGGGCTCTTTTAAATGGTGCAATTTCTGGTCTAGAAAAGCATGGAGCACAAGAAGAAAATATAAAAATCATCGAAGTACCGGGTAGTTTTGAATTAATAACGGGTGCAGATATTTTGTTACGCGATGATTCATTTGATGCAATCATTTGCTTAGGCTGTGTGATTCAAGGAGAAACACGTCATTTTGATTTCATCTGTGACGCGGTTGCCAATGGCATCAGTAACGTCGCATTAAAATACAACAAGCCTGTTATTTTTGGGGTATTGACAACTGACAATCAACAGCAAGCATTGGACAGAGCGGGTGGCAAGCATGGGAATAAAGGTGAAGAAGCAGCAATCACTGCTATTCAGATGGCACATATTAGTGCGCAGTATTAA
- the ytxJ gene encoding bacillithiol system redox-active protein YtxJ, producing MINWIPLNSLDQLQEILGSEQVTAIFKHSTTCGISGMAKKNFERFANLTDKSYDVYYLDLLAFREISNQIASIWHIEHQSPQLLIIKGKACLFNASHGDIDFDDLVTYIK from the coding sequence ATGATTAACTGGATTCCTCTTAATAGTTTAGACCAACTACAGGAAATATTGGGTAGTGAGCAGGTCACTGCAATTTTTAAACACAGTACTACCTGTGGCATTAGCGGTATGGCGAAGAAAAACTTTGAACGCTTTGCTAATTTAACAGATAAGTCTTACGATGTTTATTATTTAGATTTATTAGCTTTCCGAGAAATTTCGAATCAGATTGCTTCCATTTGGCATATCGAACATCAGTCGCCGCAGCTCTTGATTATAAAAGGCAAAGCATGCCTTTTCAATGCATCGCACGGAGATATTGATTTCGATGATCTTGTCACTTATATAAAATAG
- a CDS encoding RNA-binding S4 domain-containing protein, whose translation MATETEKLRIDKYLWSIRLFKTRSLATEACKAGRVKLNGQNIKPSYVVKVGDIYQVQKGIERKIVKVLGLLERRVDAKTAVQFYEDQTPEEETTAYKSAFHAPILTRDRGAGRPTKRDRREIDDLKEDWWEDDGQSK comes from the coding sequence ATGGCAACAGAAACTGAAAAACTTCGAATCGATAAATATTTGTGGTCAATACGTCTTTTTAAAACACGTAGTCTGGCTACCGAGGCCTGTAAGGCTGGGCGGGTAAAATTGAACGGGCAGAATATTAAGCCTTCCTACGTTGTTAAAGTAGGGGATATCTATCAGGTTCAAAAAGGAATCGAACGTAAGATCGTAAAAGTTCTAGGACTTCTTGAAAGAAGAGTTGATGCGAAGACGGCCGTACAGTTTTATGAAGATCAAACTCCGGAAGAGGAGACAACCGCTTATAAATCGGCATTCCATGCTCCAATTTTAACTCGAGATCGGGGAGCTGGCAGACCCACTAAAAGAGACCGTCGTGAGATTGATGATTTGAAAGAAGATTGGTGGGAAGATGATGGACAAAGTAAATAA
- a CDS encoding 2,3,4,5-tetrahydropyridine-2,6-dicarboxylate N-succinyltransferase, with translation MPEQLKKLIEDAWEDRQLLEYKEYAEAIRTVILKLDAGELRVAEPIGTRWHVNDWIKKAVILYFPIREMSESSAGPFVYYDKMKLKTNYKEIGVRVVPGASARLGAYLAKGVILMPSYVNIGAYVGEGTMVDTWATVGSCAQIGKNVHLSGGVGIGGVLEPVQAAPVIIEDNVFVGSRAIVVEGIRVETEAVLGANVVLTASTKIIDVSGPEPVEYKGYVPARSVVIPGSYTKKFPAGEYQVPCALIIGKRKESTDKKTSLNDALRDHNVAV, from the coding sequence ATGCCTGAACAATTAAAAAAACTTATCGAAGATGCCTGGGAGGATAGACAACTTCTAGAATATAAAGAATATGCGGAAGCAATTCGTACTGTGATCTTAAAACTTGATGCTGGTGAATTGAGAGTCGCTGAGCCAATCGGTACGAGATGGCATGTTAATGACTGGATTAAAAAAGCTGTAATCTTATACTTCCCGATCCGTGAAATGAGTGAGTCTTCTGCAGGTCCATTCGTTTACTACGATAAAATGAAATTAAAGACGAACTACAAAGAAATTGGTGTTCGTGTTGTACCTGGAGCATCTGCTCGTTTAGGTGCATATCTAGCTAAAGGTGTAATTTTGATGCCTTCGTATGTCAATATCGGAGCATATGTTGGTGAAGGCACTATGGTCGATACTTGGGCTACTGTGGGTTCTTGTGCACAGATTGGCAAAAATGTTCACTTAAGTGGCGGTGTAGGTATTGGTGGTGTATTAGAGCCGGTACAAGCTGCTCCGGTTATTATCGAAGACAATGTTTTTGTTGGTTCTAGAGCAATCGTTGTAGAAGGTATCCGTGTTGAAACTGAGGCTGTTTTAGGTGCTAATGTGGTATTAACGGCATCCACTAAAATTATTGATGTATCGGGCCCTGAGCCAGTGGAATACAAAGGTTATGTACCTGCTCGTTCGGTTGTTATCCCTGGTTCTTACACCAAAAAATTCCCTGCTGGTGAATATCAAGTTCCTTGTGCACTTATCATTGGTAAACGTAAAGAGTCTACAGACAAGAAAACATCTTTAAATGATGCTTTACGTGATCACAACGTAGCTGTATAA
- a CDS encoding L-threonylcarbamoyladenylate synthase, translated as MSQFVDRNDINQALEVLKNGGLILYPTDTIWGIGCDATNPEAVEKVFQLKGRAKEKSLIILLHNDNQLASYVTEIPEVAYQLIEYTEKPLTIVYSGAKNLAPNVIAEDGSIGIRIVNHDFCQQLLQRFRKPLVSTSANISGEDSPKCFDDISEEIKNQVDYVVQFGQHTKSDGKSSSVMKLDPSGKFEFLRK; from the coding sequence ATGAGTCAATTTGTAGATAGAAACGATATTAATCAAGCTTTAGAAGTTCTCAAAAATGGCGGTTTGATTTTATACCCAACAGATACGATCTGGGGTATTGGTTGCGATGCCACAAATCCTGAGGCTGTGGAGAAGGTTTTTCAGTTAAAAGGAAGAGCAAAGGAAAAAAGCCTTATTATTCTACTACATAATGACAATCAATTGGCAAGTTACGTTACTGAAATTCCAGAAGTAGCTTACCAATTGATTGAATACACAGAGAAACCATTAACTATCGTGTACTCTGGAGCTAAAAACTTAGCTCCAAATGTTATAGCAGAAGATGGTTCAATCGGAATTCGTATTGTTAATCACGACTTTTGTCAACAGCTTTTACAACGTTTTAGAAAACCGTTGGTATCTACCTCTGCGAATATTAGTGGCGAAGATTCGCCAAAATGTTTTGATGATATCTCTGAAGAGATTAAAAATCAAGTGGATTATGTTGTTCAGTTTGGACAACATACTAAAAGTGACGGGAAGTCATCAAGTGTGATGAAGTTAGATCCTAGCGGGAAGTTTGAATTTCTACGAAAATAA
- a CDS encoding DUF4920 domain-containing protein produces MKKLLLLVALAFGISWNGQAQQKEITPAEIGVQYGKKVDKSNAITVDKLEKSLEKSPKFTGKVTGKVIQVCTKKGCFLTLQRTGDKEPITVRFTDYSYFVPADLVGKNVIVDGYAKVKDTTNEITFVADGVLVVK; encoded by the coding sequence ATGAAAAAATTACTATTACTTGTTGCTTTAGCCTTTGGTATTTCTTGGAACGGCCAAGCTCAACAAAAAGAAATTACTCCTGCAGAAATTGGTGTACAATATGGTAAAAAAGTGGATAAGTCTAATGCTATTACAGTTGACAAACTTGAAAAATCATTAGAAAAATCACCTAAATTCACCGGTAAAGTCACTGGAAAAGTTATTCAGGTCTGCACCAAAAAAGGGTGCTTCTTGACACTTCAAAGAACGGGTGACAAAGAGCCTATTACAGTACGCTTTACTGATTACAGTTATTTTGTACCTGCTGATTTAGTTGGTAAAAATGTGATTGTAGATGGTTATGCCAAAGTAAAAGATACGACAAACGAAATCACTTTTGTTGCTGATGGCGTATTAGTTGTTAAATAG
- the folP gene encoding dihydropteroate synthase: MKMIKTTPAQSINLKGRIMTFDRPVIMGILNVTPDSFFDGGQNNKNIEQILIKTQALLDAGADIIDIGAYSSRPGATLITSQEELDRALPAVHAISNTFPDAILSIDTFRADVAAACVHAGVHMINDVSGGTIDPEMFPTVAKLQVPYILMHMRGIPENMQQLTAYQDIVTDVATFFGEKIATLRKLGVKDIILDPGYGFAKTIEQNYELLYRVDELHYYGLPILGGISRKSMIYKKLGLTPQEALNGTTVLNTLLLTKGVQLLRVHDVNEAKQIVDLLFQ, translated from the coding sequence ATGAAAATGATCAAAACTACCCCTGCGCAATCCATCAATTTAAAAGGTCGCATCATGACATTTGACCGTCCCGTCATCATGGGAATTTTAAATGTTACTCCGGACTCCTTTTTTGATGGTGGGCAAAATAATAAGAATATTGAACAAATACTGATCAAGACTCAGGCCCTTTTAGATGCTGGAGCCGACATCATTGATATCGGTGCATATTCCTCTCGACCTGGAGCCACGTTAATTACTTCACAGGAGGAACTAGATCGAGCACTACCTGCTGTCCACGCTATTTCAAACACATTTCCTGATGCGATACTTTCAATAGATACATTCCGTGCCGATGTTGCTGCGGCCTGCGTACATGCCGGCGTACATATGATCAATGACGTCTCCGGAGGTACAATTGATCCGGAAATGTTCCCGACAGTTGCAAAATTGCAAGTGCCTTATATCTTGATGCACATGCGTGGCATTCCCGAAAATATGCAACAATTAACTGCCTATCAGGATATCGTCACAGATGTCGCTACATTTTTTGGTGAGAAGATTGCTACATTAAGAAAATTGGGCGTCAAAGATATTATACTGGATCCGGGTTATGGTTTTGCAAAAACAATTGAACAAAACTACGAGTTGCTATATCGGGTAGATGAACTTCACTATTATGGGCTTCCTATACTTGGTGGTATATCCCGAAAGTCAATGATCTATAAAAAACTTGGTCTAACTCCACAAGAAGCGCTAAATGGAACAACAGTTCTCAATACACTTCTCCTGACTAAGGGTGTACAGTTACTTCGTGTGCATGATGTAAACGAAGCCAAACAGATTGTCGATCTATTATTTCAATAG
- a CDS encoding UDP-N-acetylmuramoyl-tripeptide--D-alanyl-D-alanine ligase: MELQALYNLFKQHPSVSTDTRNILPDSIFFALKGSNFNGNEFAEQALISGAAYVVIDEEKYKKDDRFILVEDALETLQALAHVHRKQLNIPFIGVTGTNGKTTTKELLHAVLSKKYKTYATKGNLNNHIGVPLTLLAIDDDIEIAIIEMGANHIGEIDFLCRIAEPTHGLISNVGKAHLEGFGSFEGVKKTKGELYDWLEANQGTLFLQGDNPFLKEMAEQRHINKVVKYGFSESNAIIGRLIKADPLLQIEWHLQQSEEIFHADTQLAGSYNTENFLAAIALGHYFHVPLTLINNAISEYKPTNNRSQITKTDRNTVICDYYNANATSMEAALTNMRIIEATHKVVILGDMFELGEESSYEHKKVVELAKTISGARLIFVGKAFYEHQDVGGEFFETTSDAKAALLSNPISHATILLKASRGMAFEKLMDVL, encoded by the coding sequence ATGGAACTGCAAGCACTGTATAACTTATTCAAACAACACCCCAGTGTATCCACGGATACACGAAATATTCTACCTGATTCGATTTTTTTTGCTTTAAAGGGATCAAATTTCAATGGAAATGAATTTGCGGAGCAAGCCTTGATTTCGGGTGCCGCTTATGTCGTCATTGACGAAGAGAAATATAAAAAAGATGATCGATTTATACTTGTAGAAGATGCTTTAGAAACTCTCCAAGCGTTAGCACATGTTCATCGTAAACAATTGAATATTCCTTTTATTGGTGTAACGGGCACTAATGGTAAGACAACGACGAAAGAGTTGCTGCATGCCGTTCTGTCCAAAAAATATAAAACTTATGCTACAAAAGGAAATTTAAATAATCATATTGGTGTTCCATTGACTTTGTTGGCGATAGACGATGATATTGAAATTGCAATCATCGAAATGGGAGCTAATCATATTGGTGAAATTGATTTTTTATGCAGGATTGCCGAACCCACTCATGGTCTGATTTCAAATGTAGGTAAAGCACACTTAGAGGGATTTGGTTCCTTTGAAGGGGTAAAGAAAACAAAAGGTGAACTCTATGACTGGTTGGAAGCTAATCAAGGAACGTTATTTTTACAGGGAGATAATCCTTTTCTTAAAGAAATGGCAGAGCAACGGCATATTAATAAAGTAGTTAAATATGGTTTTTCCGAGTCAAATGCTATTATTGGAAGGCTGATTAAAGCAGATCCATTATTACAGATTGAATGGCATCTTCAACAATCTGAAGAGATCTTTCATGCCGATACGCAGTTAGCAGGTTCTTATAATACGGAGAATTTTTTGGCAGCGATAGCTCTTGGACATTATTTTCATGTGCCTCTTACCCTTATTAATAACGCTATTTCAGAATATAAACCAACAAATAACCGTTCTCAGATAACAAAGACAGATCGTAATACAGTGATCTGTGATTATTATAATGCTAATGCAACGAGTATGGAAGCGGCATTAACAAATATGCGTATCATTGAGGCTACTCATAAAGTTGTTATACTGGGAGATATGTTTGAATTAGGTGAAGAATCTTCTTATGAGCATAAAAAAGTGGTGGAACTAGCGAAAACCATTTCTGGAGCGCGTTTGATCTTTGTCGGTAAAGCATTTTATGAGCATCAAGATGTAGGTGGAGAATTTTTCGAAACAACAAGTGATGCGAAAGCCGCTTTATTGAGCAATCCGATTTCGCATGCAACAATATTACTGAAAGCATCCCGTGGAATGGCTTTTGAAAAGCTGATGGATGTTTTATAG
- a CDS encoding MFS transporter, protein MNNNKPTKYRWSVCALLFFATTINYLDRQVLSLTWKDFISPEFHWTNNDYGNITALFSIFYAVSMLFAGRFVDWMDTKKGFLWAIGIWSVGAIIHAFCGIATAGQLTGNWFLNFEESKAVIGTINDVGLVISTSVTLFIFARFVLAIGEAGNFPAAIKATAEYFPKKDRALATSIFNAGATIGALVAPITIPTIAKYYGWEMSFIIIGALGFVWMGFWVFMYKKPEEHPKVNESELRYILQDSAHHTEEQKSNEKLKVSFLECFKHRQTWAFAFGKFMTDGVWWFFLFWMPAYLSAVYNIKSSDTEGQLAIFVLYIITLFSIYGGYLPTLFVEKKGMNPYEGRMKAMLIFAFIPLIVLFAQPLGYISYWVPVIFIGIAGAAHQSWSANIFSTVGDMFPKKAIATITGIGGLAGGLGAFIINKISGVLFDYAKETQLKFMGFEGEPAGYFIIFSFCAVAYLIAWAGMKALVPKMKIVEL, encoded by the coding sequence ATGAACAATAATAAACCAACAAAGTACCGCTGGAGTGTTTGTGCTCTCCTATTTTTTGCCACCACTATAAATTATTTAGATAGACAAGTCTTATCCTTAACATGGAAAGATTTTATAAGCCCTGAATTTCATTGGACAAACAATGACTACGGTAATATAACAGCACTTTTCTCAATCTTTTATGCCGTAAGTATGCTCTTTGCAGGTCGGTTTGTCGATTGGATGGATACAAAAAAAGGCTTTCTTTGGGCGATCGGCATTTGGTCAGTTGGTGCTATTATTCATGCTTTTTGTGGTATCGCTACTGCGGGCCAGTTAACAGGTAACTGGTTTCTAAATTTTGAGGAGTCTAAAGCAGTAATTGGAACAATTAATGATGTCGGTTTAGTAATCAGTACGAGTGTTACCCTATTTATTTTTGCCCGCTTTGTATTAGCAATAGGTGAAGCTGGAAACTTTCCTGCCGCCATAAAGGCAACTGCAGAGTACTTTCCAAAAAAGGACCGGGCTTTAGCGACCAGTATATTTAATGCCGGTGCGACTATTGGTGCACTGGTGGCTCCCATCACGATCCCAACCATTGCAAAGTATTATGGATGGGAAATGTCTTTTATTATTATTGGTGCTTTGGGTTTTGTATGGATGGGATTTTGGGTATTCATGTACAAAAAACCAGAAGAGCACCCTAAGGTTAATGAAAGTGAGCTGCGCTATATTCTACAGGATTCAGCTCATCATACCGAAGAACAAAAATCTAATGAGAAATTAAAAGTATCTTTTTTGGAGTGTTTTAAACATAGACAAACTTGGGCTTTTGCCTTTGGAAAATTTATGACAGACGGTGTCTGGTGGTTTTTCCTATTTTGGATGCCTGCCTATTTAAGTGCTGTTTATAATATAAAATCATCTGATACAGAAGGACAATTAGCAATTTTTGTTTTATACATCATTACTTTATTCTCAATCTACGGAGGTTATCTTCCGACCCTATTTGTCGAAAAAAAGGGCATGAATCCGTATGAAGGTCGAATGAAAGCGATGTTAATTTTCGCATTTATTCCTTTGATCGTTTTATTTGCACAGCCCTTAGGTTATATCTCCTATTGGGTTCCTGTCATTTTTATTGGAATTGCTGGTGCTGCACACCAATCCTGGTCTGCAAATATCTTTTCTACTGTTGGAGACATGTTTCCGAAAAAAGCTATTGCCACTATTACCGGTATCGGAGGATTAGCAGGAGGCTTAGGAGCCTTTATTATTAATAAAATATCAGGTGTTCTTTTTGACTATGCTAAAGAAACTCAACTGAAATTCATGGGATTTGAAGGTGAACCAGCTGGATATTTCATTATCTTCTCATTTTGTGCGGTCGCTTATCTTATTGCGTGGGCAGGAATGAAAGCATTAGTTCCTAAAATGAAAATTGTAGAATTATAA